In Acropora muricata isolate sample 2 chromosome 11, ASM3666990v1, whole genome shotgun sequence, one DNA window encodes the following:
- the LOC136889784 gene encoding tigger transposable element-derived protein 6-like: MNTVPASKKRKVMTLDERVHVIKLSNQGDSARKIAASLGVGKTQVQTVIRNKEEILKEWESGVSGKRKYSQVRKTQYDDLNRLVWEWFCSARAKGLPVSGTLLQSKAIMFSLELNHDGFMASNGWLESFKARHNIRCAALSGEAADVDPTVVDDWEKRLETILEGYELEDIYNADETGVFFRALPTKSLVVRGEQCSGGKKSKDRLTLLLACSATGHKLKPLVIGKSKKPRCFKGKNIGALNIIYRHNNKAWMTSQLFCEWLDIVNNQMRSSNRKIILIVDNCAAHPHVERSNIKLVFLPPNTTAKLQPCDAGIIQAVKLQYRKKLLRKIAFAFDEVESASSLAKKVTLFDAIMWLRHAWSLLPETTIQKCFAHCGIKASSVDEVPESEGDNQDDTAEEILPLLNGITLEEFASQDNALLTSCDGVDDPNWETHLIEQAKNGFESDADEDDEDQGSENSEEDQPPEITVKEAARMVAELKRFGFKNNLKPEIVDALLNIESAIEQVKFDKQANAKQSKVTNFFLPLR; the protein is encoded by the exons ATGAATACCGTTCCTGCTTCAAAGAAACGCAAAGTAATGACTTTGGACGAGCGAGTTCATGTCATTAAGCTGTCAAATCAAGGTGATTCGGCAAGGAAGATTGCGGCAAGCTTAGGAGTTGGTAAAACGCAAGTCCAAACAGTAATCCgcaacaaagaagaaattttaaaagagTGGGAGAGTGGTGTGAGTGGAAAGCGAAAATACAGCCAAGTAAGAAAAACACAGTATGACGACTTGAACAGACTTGTCTGGGAATGGTTTTGTTCTGCGCGTGCAAAAGGGCTTCCAGTATCTGGAACACTGCTTCAATCGAAAGCTATCATGTTTTCGCTAGAGCTGAACCACGATGGCTTCATGGCATCCAATGGCTGGTTAGAAAGCTTCAAGGCCCGTCACAATATTCGCTGTGCTGCGTTGAGTGGAGAAGCAGCTGATGTCGACCCAACTGTCGTAGATGATTGGGAAAAACGTCTTGAAACAATCCTAGAAGGTTACGAGCTGGAAGACATTTACAACGCTGACGAAACTGGCGTATTTTTTCGAGCGTTGCCAACTAAAAGTTTAGTTGTTCGCGGTGAACAATGCTCGggtggaaaaaaaagtaaagatcGATTGACCTTGCTGCTTGCTTGTAGTGCAACAGGGCATAAACTCAAGCCGCTAGTTATTGGCAAATCTAAAAAGCCCCGGTGTTTCAAAGGGAAGAACATTGGCGCTCTGAACATCATCTACCGTCACAACAATAAAGCGTGGATGACTTCACAGTTGTTTTGCGAATGGCTTGACATTGTCAATAATCAAATGCGAAGTTCCAATCGGAAGATCATTTTGATTGTTGACAACTGTGCAGCTCACCCACATGTGGAAAGAAGCAACATAAAGCTGGTATTTTTGCCACCCAACACAACCGCCAAACTGCAACCCTGTGATGCTGGGATCATACAGGCAGTTAAGCTACAATACCGAAAAAAACTCCTCCGCAAGATTGCCTTTGCCTTCGACGAAGTGGAATCCGCATCTTCCTTAGCCAAGAAGGTCACACTATTTGATGCTATCATGTGGTTACGGCATGCTTGGAGTTTGTTGCCTGAAACAACGATTCAAAAGTGCTTTGCGCACTGTGGAATCAAAGCATCAAG tGTAGATGAGGTTCCCGAGAGCGAAGGCGATAATCAAGACGATACTGCTGAGGAAATTCTACCCTTGTTGAATGGCATTACCTTGGAAGAATTCGCCAGTCAAGACAATGCTTTGTTGACAAGTTGTGATGGAGTAGATGATCCAAATTGGGAAACGCATTTGATCGAACAAGCCAAGAATGGGTTTGAATCAGATGCTGACGAAGACGACGAAGACCAAGGAAGCGAAAACTCAGAGGAAGACCAGCCTCCTGAAATCACCGTTAAGGAAGCAGCTAGAATGGTTGCTGAACTAAAACGATTCGGCTTTAAAAATAACTTGAAGCCTGAAATTGTAGATGCTTTGTTGAACATTGAAAGCGCAATTGAGCAAGTAAAATTTGACaagcaagcaaacgcaaaaCAATCCAAAGtaacaaatttttttctgcCATTAAGATAG